From Hermetia illucens chromosome 6, iHerIll2.2.curated.20191125, whole genome shotgun sequence, one genomic window encodes:
- the LOC119659917 gene encoding colicin-5-like: MKISITFLTLALFGLVNSGYLSDDHGTGYGALSSIAQGSAADAHNAVSSQHYAAQKASYVAKTTLALQAAQAAATAQAALAGKHVLLQFLEKLRDEAHKALEAELAQLQSAKHTAAATAQTAQQAAKQVAILHEALRSAEELAHQADAAAGHAAEELASQSKMVAQAKARLAELEHKLEATRADFVATKAAAQKAAAFAQKAKANAAAAGHGGGDSSGHGGSFGY; this comes from the exons atgaaaattagcaTCACATTTCTTACTTTGGCACTATTTG gtttagttAACAGTGGTTACCTCTCCGACGACCATGGAACAGGCTATGGTGCATTAAGTTCAATAGCTCAAGGATCCGCGGCAGACGCACACAACGCAGTTTCCAGTCAACACTATGCGGCACAAAAGGCCTCATACGTAGCAAAAACCACCCTAGCTCTCCAGGCTGCTCAAGCAGCTGCAACCGCCCAAGCAGCCTTGGCTGGAAAGCATGTCCTTCTTCAATTTCTGGAGAAACTTCGTGATGAAGCCCACAAAGCCTTGGAAGCAGAACTGGCTCAATTGCAATCTGCCAAACACACAGCGGCAGCTACAGCTCAAACTGCGCAGCAAGCAGCCAAGCAAGTGGCAATCCTTCATGAAGCTCTGAGAAGTGCTGAAGAATTGGCTCACCAAGCGGATGCTGCCGCAGGACATGCAGCCGAAGAGCTAGCATCGCAAAGCAAAATGGTTGCTCAGGCGAAAGCCCGGTTGGCTgaacttgagcataagttggaaGCAACTAGGGCTGATTTTGTTGCAACTAAAGCGGCTGCACAAAAGGCAGCTGCATTCGCTCAGAAGGCGAAAGCCAATGCCGCTGCTGCAGGTCATGGAGGAGGCGACTCTTCAGGACATGGTGGATCGTTTGGATATTAA